The Leptodactylus fuscus isolate aLepFus1 chromosome 1, aLepFus1.hap2, whole genome shotgun sequence nucleotide sequence agactggacatggggatggctgtggatggtgcatatctagactggacatgggggAAGCTCTGTATGGTGTGTATCTAGACTGATCCTGGGGGAGGCTGtgcatggtgcgtatctagactggacctgGTAGAGTCTGTGGATGGTATATATCTAGACTGATCCTGGGGGAGGCTGtgcatggtgcgtatctagactgatcTTGGGGAAGGCTGtgcatggtgcgtatctagactggacctgGTAGAGTCTGTGGATGGTATATATCTAGACTGATCCTGGGGGAGGCTGtgcatggtgcgtatctagactggacctgGTAGAGTCTGTGGATGGTATATATCTAGACTGATCCTAGGGGAGGCTGtgcatggtgcgtatctagactggacctgGTAGAGTCTGTGGATGGTATATATCTAGACTGATCCTGGGGGAGGCTGtgcatggtgcgtatctagactggacctgGTAGAGTCTGTGGATGGTATATATCTAGACTGATCCTAGGGGAGGCTGtgcatggtgcgtatctagactggacatggggtaggctgtgcatggtgcgtatctagactggacatgggggAAGCTCTGTATGGTGTGTATCTAGACTGATCTTGGGGGAGGCTGtgcatggtgcgtatctagactgatcctgggggaggctgtggatggtataTATCTAGATTGGACATGGGGAAGactggatggtgcgtatctagactggacatgggggAGGCCGtgcatggtgcgtatctagactggacatgggggAGGCCGTGcatgttgcgtatctagactggacatgggggaggccgtggatggtgcgtatctagactggacatgggggaggctgtggatggtgcgtatctagactgtacatgggggaggctgtggatggtgcgtatgtagactggacatgggggaggctgtggatgttgcgtatctagactggacatgggggaggctgtggatggtgcgtatctagactgatcctgggggaggctgtggatggtgcgtatctagactggatatGGGGGAGGCAGTGGATGGTATATATCTAGATTGGACCTGGGGAAGactggatggtgcgtatctagactggacatgggggAGGCCGtgcatggtgcgtatctagactggacatgggggAGGCCGtgcatggtgcgtatctagactggacatgggggaggctgtgcatggtgcgtatctagactgatcctgggggaggctgtggatggtgcgtatctagactggatatGGGGGAGGCAGTGGATGGTATATATCTAGATTGGACCTGGGGAAAactggatggtgcgtatctagactggacatgggggAGGCCGTGcatgttgcgtatctagactggacatgggggAGGCCGTGcatgttgcgtatctagactggacatgggggaggccgtggatggtgcgtatctagactggacatgggggaggctgtggatggtgcgtatctagactgtacatgggggaggctgtggatggtgtgtatctagactggagctgagAGTGGCCAAGTAGGAGATTAGTAGAGAAATAGCTAATGAATTGAGCATGATATTTTGGAGAATGGAAGAATATGTTGGAATGGAATGACTCCTTATTGGACTGTCTTTCAGGGGTTCTGGGTGCAGCTCCAACGTGAAAGTCTGTGATGAGACAAACTTTTTGATTTCTGGATGCAGACATTAAATGTTGCTCAGCTTTGGTCATTGTATGTGACTATTCTTATAGTTAGTTAAGTAACTGATATCAGTATTGTGGTCCATCGCTGGCTGCATGTCATTGGCTCACTCCTTTActtagaggatctttcaccatctagggcacatgtggtttaatacaccgctagaatttcgacagagcgctgaattcagggcactattGGCTTTTCCGTTCTGTGCCCTCCGTGAAGAGCTAACAGTggcggtaccatagctctttactgtcagaagggcatttctgacagtcagacaGGAACGCCCTtagtcacagcagcgtctatagcgctgtactgcgagagggggtgaggaacgccccccaccctcctcctgatagtacccgtccatagacgagtactgggcggcgttcctcactgctcagcgtcatggttGGGTGGTAAGCAACGTCCCCTCTCACAGTGCAGCGCTATCGATGTTGCTGTTAGGAAGGGTCTTTgtgacagtcagaaacgcccttctgacggtgaaagtctacggtactggcaccgatagctcttcaccggggacacagaacGAGAAAGCAGATAGTCcactgaattgagcgcactgtcggctttgtagcggtgtattacaccacatgtgccccagatggtgaaaggtcctctttaacacttcTGGGTGTTCTGTAGTTGTATACATGTATTGCTTATTGTTTAAGGCATAAATTGTAAGATAgcaattatttttaaaaattacttttttaggAGAAGACTGGAGAAGAGGCTCCCATGGACATGTCCGTTCTTCTGCTTATTCTGAAGGAGAAGATAACCAACCACAGATCAGTGAAAAGACAACTGGTCATGGATTGGGGAAAAGTGtaacatgttctgaatgtgggaaacaGTTTAAAAAGAAATCGAATCTCTCCATccaccagagaattcacacagatgAAAGGCcattctcatgttcagaatgtgagaaatcttTTACTAGGAAATCAGCTCTTGaggaacatcagagaattcacacaggcgagaagccattttcatgttcagaatgtgtgaAATGTTTTACTAGGAAATCACATCTTATtggacatcagagaactcacacaggagaaaagccatttttgtgtttggaatgtggaaaatgcTTTATGCGTAAAGACTGTCTTGCCaggcatcaaagaattcacacaggagagaagccatatttatgctcTGAATGTGGGAAAAGCTTTAGTCATAAGTCAAACCTTTTTGAACatctgagaactcacacaggggagaagccatattcatgtttggaatgtgggaaatgctttatgcGAAAAGATTCTCTTCTGGAACATGTTAGAGGTCACACTGGGGAGTTGTCATATTCCTATCTTGAAGGCGGGGGCCATTTTAGTCAGAAATCAAACCTTTTGGAAGATTTAAGGgttcacacaggagaaaagctGTTTTCATGTTGTGATTGTggaaaacattttaaaaagaaaTATAATCTCTCCATGCACAAGAGAATTCACACCAATAAAagaccattttcatgttcagactgTGGAAAATCTTTCACTAGAAAATCAAACCTTGTTggacatgagagaactcacacaggaaataaaccatttttatgtctggaatgtggaaagtggTTTAAACTGAAACATCATCTTGAGAGGCACCAaggaagtcacacaggagagaagcccttctcatgtcctgaatgtgggaaatgttttactcagaaatcagatcttagtaagcatcagagaattcacacaggagatacgccattttcatgcccagactgtgggaaatgttttactcagaaatcaggtCTTATGCAGCATCtaagaagtcacacaggggagaagccatattcatgtacaaaatgtgg carries:
- the LOC142189946 gene encoding uncharacterized protein LOC142189946, yielding MEEWEYLEGHMDQHKEVMMEDQWPLTSPGEDWRRGSHGHVRSSAYSEGEDNQPQISEKTTGHGLGKSVTCSECGKQFKKKSNLSIHQRIHTDERPFSCSECEKSFTRKSALEEHQRIHTGEKPFSCSECVKCFTRKSHLIGHQRTHTGEKPFLCLECGKCFMRKDCLARHQRIHTGEKPYLCSECGKSFSHKSNLFEHLRTHTGEKPYSCLECGKCFMRKDSLLEHVRGHTGELSYSYLEGGGHFSQKSNLLEDLRVHTGEKLFSCCDCGKHFKKKYNLSMHKRIHTNKRPFSCSDCGKSFTRKSNLVGHERTHTGNKPFLCLECGKWFKLKHHLERHQGSHTGEKPFSCPECGKCFTQKSDLSKHQRIHTGDTPFSCPDCGKCFTQKSGLMQHLRSHTGEKPYSCTKCGKCFTRKSHLLEHERIHTGDKSCSCGECGDICKMKHYFMRHQQNGTGEKPFFCSECGKCFSQKSHLIRHQSVHTGKKPYSCSECGKWYCHKSCLVIHERNHTGGNAFSCLDCGKCFMLKESLVDHLRTHTEEKPYSCSECGECYMLKGHLERHQRIHTGEKPYSCSECGECFLQKSILVRHLATHSL